The following are from one region of the Coccinella septempunctata chromosome 7, icCocSept1.1, whole genome shotgun sequence genome:
- the LOC123316352 gene encoding ankyrin repeat and protein kinase domain-containing protein 1-like has protein sequence MLFLSVELFFILFLIVILCVNKKVLLLYARKKLKQNQDRINSAFRASIFAGEEHTMLKLLEEGADVKCTDVIGYACLHHAVLCGHYKLIKHLVMYGADIEQEGNFYGYKPIHLCVYPANKDKCLEELLKYGAQLDAVDSLQNTLLHLVVKFRPQDMNFIEKLLDYGLGPNATNIIGNNCLHIIAASRTCSIEKVLFLARKFIHRGVDIDRKNTSIGETPLQIASRTGKTVLVDLLLREGAAIDVRSNIGLTAFEQLFVENHPMTAIITTFIKHIALRKHRGENVEDSIFRKIASDVKLQIIYRYYDEDLEYLKSINIVETHWVTLHHILCCEKSEVINYLRNASVRNNIFSQEVSTFYWNEIRHKFSKIIEIVKFQEEACRVLNIVFDSRIPYLCLKQICKYLSEEDVKKLSTLLLRENTID, from the coding sequence aAGGTGTTACTCTTATATGCGAGGAAGAAACTGAAGCAGAACCAGGATAGGATTAACTCCGCTTTCAGAGCTTCAATTTTTGCTGGAGAAGAACATACAATGTTGAAGTTATTGGAAGAGGGGGCGGATGTGAAATGCACCGATGTTATTGGCTATGCTTGTCTTCACCACGCAGTGCTATGCGGACATTACAAATTAATTAAACACCTAGTAATGTATGGCGCTGATATAGAGCAAGAAGGCAATTTTTACGGTTACAAACCAATTCATTTGTGTGTTTATCCGGCCAACAAAGACAAATGCTTGGAAGAGTTACTGAAATATGGTGCTCAACTAGATGCCGTTGACAGTTTGCAAAATACCTTACTACATTTAGTGGTGAAGTTTAGACCccaagatatgaattttatcgaaaaactgCTCGATTACGGTTTAGGTCCAAATGCCACAAATATAATAGGAAACAACTGCCTCCACATCATTGCTGCATCTCGCACATGCTCTATCGAAAAGGTCCTGTTTCTGGCGAGGAAATTCATACACAGAGGTGTTGATATCGACCGTAAGAATACATCAATCGGTGAGACACCCTTACAAATAGCATCCCGTACAGGAAAGACGGTTTTGGTCGATCTTCTTCTTCGTGAGGGGGCGGCAATAGACGTGAGGAGCAACATTGGATTGACTGCTTTCGAGCAATTGTTCGTGGAAAATCATCCAATGACGGCCATCATCACCACCTTCATTAAACACATCGCTCTGAGAAAACACCGTGGGgaaaatgttgaagacagtATTTTTAGGAAAATTGCCTCCGATGTGAAACTACAAATCATATATCGCTATTACGACGAAGATTTGGAGTATCTGAAATCCATAAATATAGTTGAAACACACTGGGTAACACTGCATCATATATTATGCTGCGAGAAGAGTGAGGTTATCAATTACTTGAGAAACGCTAGTGTcaggaataacattttttcacaagaggtttccactttttattggaatgaaattcgacacaaattctcgaaaatcattgaaatcgTCAAATTTCAAGAGGAGGCCTGTAGAGTTCTGAATATAGTGTTCGATAGTAGAATTCCTTATTTATGTTTGAAGCaaatatgcaaatatttgtCGGAAGAGGATGTGAAAAAATTGTCCACATTATTGTTGAGAGAAAATACAATTGATTGA